Proteins found in one Methanobacterium sp. genomic segment:
- a CDS encoding HEAT repeat domain-containing protein: MILEEELEKMRDEKDIKGLIRALNDDDPKSRENAAYILADLGDKSAVDALLGVLNDDSWPVRKAASLALGRIRDEKAVEHLICLLRDDYWHVREIAAMSLGLIGDKRAVEPIIQALKDGCLNVKCEVVDVLGDLGDKKAVEPLMEILNEKDYLLRACTVNSLGKLGDDKAIVSLAKTLNDENYFVRVHAANALGMIGSESALPYLESSLENSKGESQEFENALKNAIEKIKARK; the protein is encoded by the coding sequence ATGATTTTGGAGGAAGAACTGGAAAAAATGAGGGATGAAAAAGATATTAAAGGTTTAATCAGAGCTTTAAATGATGATGATCCTAAATCCCGAGAAAATGCAGCATATATTCTGGCAGATTTGGGTGATAAAAGTGCTGTTGATGCTTTATTGGGTGTTTTAAACGATGATAGCTGGCCTGTCCGTAAGGCTGCATCACTTGCTCTTGGAAGGATTAGAGATGAAAAAGCTGTAGAACATTTAATATGTCTTTTAAGGGATGACTACTGGCATGTGAGGGAAATAGCAGCAATGTCTCTTGGTTTAATAGGTGATAAACGCGCAGTTGAACCTATTATTCAGGCATTAAAAGATGGATGTCTAAACGTTAAATGTGAAGTTGTGGATGTTTTAGGAGATTTAGGTGATAAAAAGGCTGTAGAGCCGTTAATGGAAATATTAAATGAAAAGGATTACCTTTTAAGGGCATGTACTGTAAATTCTTTAGGTAAGCTCGGAGATGATAAGGCAATAGTGTCTCTGGCAAAAACATTAAACGACGAAAACTATTTTGTAAGGGTTCATGCAGCTAATGCTCTTGGAATGATTGGGAGTGAATCAGCACTTCCTTATCTTGAATCTTCCCTGGAAAATTCAAAAGGTGAATCCCAGGAATTCGAAAATGCTCTTAAAAATGCAATTGAAAAGATAAAAGCACGTAAATAA